A stretch of Aphelocoma coerulescens isolate FSJ_1873_10779 chromosome 1A, UR_Acoe_1.0, whole genome shotgun sequence DNA encodes these proteins:
- the LOC138104238 gene encoding C-type lectin domain family 2 member B-like isoform X2, with translation MGSGGGERGGSAGRGTAHSRGLFSNIWLWRAVAGVLTATVILISCIQFVNSSSAKDSPVCPPLDLCPTGWLYFQRKCYFLSENEASWNFSQSHCSSHSASLLVIENHQELSFMMRITKQDPWIGLYKRNEEFFWVNGKALDNELFEVKGSGNCAYLESKGVSASGCYLTRKWVCSLNINSAQ, from the exons atggggagcggcggcggcgagcGCGGGGGCTCCGCGGGGCGCGGCACCGCCCACAGCAGAG gtCTGTTCTCAAACATCTGGCTGTGGCGAGCTGTCGCCGGAGTCCTTACAGCTACAGTCATTTTGATTTCATGTATTCAGTTTG TAAACTCTTCTTCGGCCAAAGACTCTCCTGTGTGTCCTCCCTTGGACCTGTGTCCAACAGGCTGGCTGTACTTCCAGAGGAAGTGTTACTTCCTCTCAGAGAACGAAGCCTCCTGGAACTTCAGCCAGAGCCACTGCTCCTCCCACAGCGCTTCCCTCCTGGTCATTGAAAATCATCAGGAACTG AGCTTTATGATGAGAATAACAAAGCAAGACCCATGGATCGGACTCtataaaagaaatgaagagtTCTTTTGGGTAAATGGAAAAGCATTAGACAATGAACT GTTTGAAGTAAAAGGCTCTGGAAACTGTGCCTATCTGGAGTCCAAAGGAGTCTCAGCCTCAGGATGTTACTTAACCAGGAAGTGGGTCTGTAGCTTGAATATCAACTCAGCACAATAA
- the LOC138104238 gene encoding uncharacterized protein isoform X1, with the protein MHHLSVLLLLLGLTPGSPGWLWFCGRQSRRGCFAVRRGSAVRQRGVERCCFPPAARAACFPPARLRPAPRVSRFYFRLCYQLSLRLLRGNFLLRRLLKFPSSADPRSARRIAQPWTPPWPPAAAPSVLKHLAVASCRRSPYSYSHFDFMYSVWFEVKGSGNCAYLESKGVSASGCYLTRKWVCSLNINSAQ; encoded by the exons ATGCATCATCTCTCggtgcttctcctcctcttggggctgacccccggcagccctggctggctctggttCTGCGGACGACAAAGTCGCAGAGGCTGCTTCGCAGTCAGACGCGGAtccgctgtccggcagagggggGTGGAGCGCTGCTGTTTCCCGCCGGCAGCTAGGGCCGCTTGTTTCCCCCCTGCTCGCCTGCGCCCCGCCCCCAGAGTCAGCCGGTTCTACTTCCGCCTTTGCTACCAGCTCTCCCTCAGGCTTCTGCGGGGTAACTTCCTTCTCCGCCGGCTGCTGAAGTTCCCTTCATCGGCCGACCCGCGGTCAGCCCGAAGAATCGCGCAACCCTGGACTCCGCCCTGGCCTCCGGCCGCCGCTCC gtCTGTTCTCAAACATCTGGCTGTGGCGAGCTGTCGCCGGAGTCCTTACAGCTACAGTCATTTTGATTTCATGTATTCAGTTTG GTTTGAAGTAAAAGGCTCTGGAAACTGTGCCTATCTGGAGTCCAAAGGAGTCTCAGCCTCAGGATGTTACTTAACCAGGAAGTGGGTCTGTAGCTTGAATATCAACTCAGCACAATAA